ATCTCGGTCACCAGCCGTTCCATGAGGCCGGTCTTGCCGGAGTTCTTCCAGCCGGTGATACCGTAGAGCTTCACGCCGTCAGCCCCAGCAGACGCTCGGCCTCGTCGATATCCTCGGGCCGGTTGATATTGAAGAACGGATCGATTGGGGTCGTCGCGAATTCGGCCTCGCCCGCGCCGTGGGCGTCGGTCCATAGCACGACCTTGCGCAGGCCGCCCTCCAGCGCCGCGCGCAAATCCTCCCGCAGGGCGACGGGCCAGAGACCGAAGGTCGGTTGGCGCCATGTCTTGCCGGTTTCGTCCCGCGTCGCGGCCAATGCCAGACCGGCGGGGCTGCGGGCCGCCCAAAGCCGGTCTGCCAGATCGACCGGAAAGAACGGTGTATCGCCCGCGGCCGAGATCACATGGCTGGCCCCCAGCCCGGCGGCCCAGTCGAGTCCCGCCAGAACGCCCGCTAGCGGGCCGGGATGGTCGGGGATGCTGTCGGACAGGACCGGCAGCCCGTACCCTGCCAGCCGCGCCGGGTTGCCATTGGCGTTCAGCGCCAGCGGCGCGCATTGCGGTTTCATCCGCGCAATCACGTGGTCGAGGATGGCGCGGCCGCCAAGGGGGCGCAACGGCTTGTCCCCGCCGCCCATCCGGGTCGCGCGGCCGCCTGCAAGGATGACCGCCGGCAACCGCTCAGTCACGGTTCGCCGCCTTGCGCCGGTGGGCAGGGTCCTCGGTGGGCATTGCCGTTGGATCGGCGTCGAAGATCACCCGCTCGGCCCCCGACAGGCAGACGAAGCGCTGCCCCCGCAGCCGCCCGATCAGGGTCAGCCCGACCTGTTGCGCGATCTCCACCCCCCAGGCGGTAAAGCCGGAGCGGGAGGCGAGGACCGGGATGCCCATAAGCGCCGTCTTGATCACCATTTCCGAGGTCAGCCGACCCGTGGTGTAGAGGATCTTGTCGTCCGTCCGCGCGCTGCGGGTGAACATCCAACCCGCGATCTTGTCCACCGCATTGTGCCGCCCGACATCCTCCATGTAGATCAGCGGCCGGTCCCGCTCGCACAGCACCGTGCCGTGGATCGCGCCCGCGGTCAGGTAGAGCGAGGGCATGGTGTTGATCTGCCGGGCAAGGGCGTAAAGCCAGCTTGTACGCAATTCGGCGGGCGGCAGGCGCAGGCCCTCCAGCCCCTCCATCATGTCGCCAAAGACGGTGCCCACCGCGCAGCCGGAGGTGCGGGTTTTCTTCTTCACCTTCTCCTCATACCCGGTCTGGCGGGCGGTGCGGACGACGACGGTGTCTATGTCTTCGTCGTAGTCGACGCCTGTCACCTCGTCATCGTCGCGCAGCATGCCCTGATTGCGCAGGAATCCCAGTGCGAGATATTCGGGGTAATCGCCGATCGTCATGGCGGTGACGATTTCCTGGCCGTTGAGGAAGATGGTCAGCGGCCGTTCCTCGATCACCGGCAAGACCGTTGGTGCGCCGGTCTGGTCGATGCCGGTCACCGTTCGCGTCAGGCGCGCGTCCTGCGGCGTCGGGAAGATCGTCTCAGGCTGCGATGTCGGCATGGTTCCCATCCTGTCGGTCATATTGTATCCCTGAGACGTTCCGCGCAAGGGAGGCTGCGCCGGGGCAGGGGAGGACCATGCTGGCATTCTTTTCGACCGAGGGGCGCGGCGCGGCCGATGCGCTGATCGCCGGGGTGGCCGAACGGCTCCGGGCGGAGGGTGTGCGGCTGGCCGGGGCGGTGCAACGGAATATCGACCGGCCGGACAGGGCGCGGTGCGACATGGTCCTTGAGGTGCTGGACGGCACCGGCACGATCCCGATCAGCCAGAACCTGGGGGCGATGGCCACGGCCTGCCGTCTGGATCCCCGCGGTCTGGAACGGGCGGTCGGGCTGGCCGCTGCGGCGGTTGCGCGCGCGGATGTCGATCTGCTCATCGTGAACAAGTTCGGCAAGCAGGAGGCCGAGGGGCGCGGGTTTCGCCCCGTGATCGGCGAGGCGATGGCCGCGGGCCTGCCGGTGCTGACGACGGTGAACACCGAAAACCGGGCGGCCTTTCTGGCCTTCAGCGAGGGTATTGCCGAGGAACTGCCGCCCGATCCCGACCGGATCCTGGCGTGGTGTCGGGCTGCGGTGGGGCGCGCGACCGGGTGATCGGTCAGTCAAGCCGCACGCTGTCGCTGGTGTAACGTTCCTGCGTGGAATAGCCGTTCTGCTCCAGCACGTAATGCGCGCCGATGGCGATGGCGATGGTGGCGGCGAAGGCCAGAAACATGGCGCGCATGGGGTCCTCCGGTCAATCGGGTGCGGTTTCGCGTTTCAGGAACGCGATCAGGTCGGCCCGGTCCTCGGGCGCGGTGATCTTCTGCATCGGCATCTTGCTGCCGGGGGTGACGTGATCCGGCCCGATCTCGAACAGCTTGTCGATGGTGGCATCGGACCAGACGATGGAACTGTCGGCAAGGGCGGCGGAGTAGCTGTAGCCCGGATAGGTGCCCGCCCGCCGCCCGAACAGGCCATGCAGAGATGGGCCGGCGCGGCGCCCGCCATCGGGGGCAAGCGTGTGGCAGACCGAGCATTTGCGCAGGAACTGCCGCTCGCCATTCGAAACCTCGCCCGGCGCGGTGTGGAACCCGCGCCGTGTCTGGGCCATGGGGGCCGGATCGTCGTCTGTGTCCAGGGGCCAGAGAAAGGCCCGATCATCGATCCCGCCGGCGAGGATGCCCGCCCCGTCCCCCGCAAAGGCCAGCGCCCAGATGGGCCCGTTGACGGCGGCGCGGAAATCGTGGGCGACCGACCAGTCGGCGGTATCGACCACCATGATGTATCCTTCGCCATCGCCGATGGCGAGGCGGCTGCCATCGGGCGACCGGGCCAAGGCAAGGATCGGGCGGCGCCCCGCGGTCAGGTCGGCCAGCACCGCGCCGGTATCCGGGGCGACCACCACGGTTCCGCCGTCCACGGTGCCGAAGGCCAGCCATCCGGCCCCCTCGTCCAGCGCAAGAACGTTGATGCCGAACCCGTGCCGGACAATCCGGCGGACCGCGGTCCGGTGCTTGACGTCCCACAGGACGATCTTGCCGTCATACCCCGCGGAATAGATCTGCGCGCCCCCGGCGGCCCATGCCACGTCGTTGACCGGCCCGTCATGGTCCCCAAGCACCGCCAGCGATGTGCCGGTTTCGGCATCCCAAAGCCGTACCGTGCCGTCCCAGCTTGCCGAGGCGATCATCGATCCGTCCGGCGATGGCCGGGCGGTCATCACCTTGCCCTTGTGGCCGCCAAGCCGGTGCAGCACCCGTGCCGAGGCAAGATCCCAGATCAGAATGTCGAAATCGTCGCCCGCTGACACAGCCCGGTCGGTGCCAAGGAACGCCAGGGCATTGACCGCCGCGGCGTGCCCCTCCAGCCACCGGGGTGGGGTGTC
The genomic region above belongs to Rhodovulum sp. P5 and contains:
- the mobA gene encoding molybdenum cofactor guanylyltransferase MobA codes for the protein MTERLPAVILAGGRATRMGGGDKPLRPLGGRAILDHVIARMKPQCAPLALNANGNPARLAGYGLPVLSDSIPDHPGPLAGVLAGLDWAAGLGASHVISAAGDTPFFPVDLADRLWAARSPAGLALAATRDETGKTWRQPTFGLWPVALREDLRAALEGGLRKVVLWTDAHGAGEAEFATTPIDPFFNINRPEDIDEAERLLGLTA
- a CDS encoding c-type cytochrome, whose protein sequence is MALRMLILSAMLAAPAGAEGFRSFDGHGGPVMGVAVSPDGTRALTASFDYSVGLWEIGRDTPPRWLEGHAAAVNALAFLGTDRAVSAGDDFDILIWDLASARVLHRLGGHKGKVMTARPSPDGSMIASASWDGTVRLWDAETGTSLAVLGDHDGPVNDVAWAAGGAQIYSAGYDGKIVLWDVKHRTAVRRIVRHGFGINVLALDEGAGWLAFGTVDGGTVVVAPDTGAVLADLTAGRRPILALARSPDGSRLAIGDGEGYIMVVDTADWSVAHDFRAAVNGPIWALAFAGDGAGILAGGIDDRAFLWPLDTDDDPAPMAQTRRGFHTAPGEVSNGERQFLRKCSVCHTLAPDGGRRAGPSLHGLFGRRAGTYPGYSYSAALADSSIVWSDATIDKLFEIGPDHVTPGSKMPMQKITAPEDRADLIAFLKRETAPD
- a CDS encoding DUF2478 domain-containing protein codes for the protein MLAFFSTEGRGAADALIAGVAERLRAEGVRLAGAVQRNIDRPDRARCDMVLEVLDGTGTIPISQNLGAMATACRLDPRGLERAVGLAAAAVARADVDLLIVNKFGKQEAEGRGFRPVIGEAMAAGLPVLTTVNTENRAAFLAFSEGIAEELPPDPDRILAWCRAAVGRATG
- a CDS encoding formate dehydrogenase accessory sulfurtransferase FdhD — translated: MPTSQPETIFPTPQDARLTRTVTGIDQTGAPTVLPVIEERPLTIFLNGQEIVTAMTIGDYPEYLALGFLRNQGMLRDDDEVTGVDYDEDIDTVVVRTARQTGYEEKVKKKTRTSGCAVGTVFGDMMEGLEGLRLPPAELRTSWLYALARQINTMPSLYLTAGAIHGTVLCERDRPLIYMEDVGRHNAVDKIAGWMFTRSARTDDKILYTTGRLTSEMVIKTALMGIPVLASRSGFTAWGVEIAQQVGLTLIGRLRGQRFVCLSGAERVIFDADPTAMPTEDPAHRRKAANRD